A part of Diachasmimorpha longicaudata isolate KC_UGA_2023 chromosome 11, iyDiaLong2, whole genome shotgun sequence genomic DNA contains:
- the LOC135167297 gene encoding sushi, von Willebrand factor type A, EGF and pentraxin domain-containing protein 1: MIVVFGILVSLLGILPLQAQATKCGHPAVPMNSKVSLSDDSLSPGTIASYTCDAGYELFGQSTLTCTSHGKWQGELPFCGTNVGYRKPANQSTTVRGGDAGHGNDGDVGTEHDGKRCTETQREPSPWWRVDLLKPYAVKVVRVTTRGCCGHQPLQDIEIRVGNSSAELQRNPLCAWFPGTIEEGITKTFACARALVGQYVFLQLVGVEGSLSLCEVEVFATDEFSIDRCAHAGTPAEADLAAFNSTCYEFVVTKGGSFQDARNYCKSRSGDLVHGFKGIASTFILTNLERRKDKLKTQLVWIGAQKEASITARTWRWVDGETVHKPSWGKDQPNNYNGEQNCVVLDGGRTWLWNDVGCNLDYLHWICQSKPSVCGSPEKLENTTILGTKRSIGSTIDYTCPDGYMLVGSKSRTCEPNGFWSGEPPSCKFVDCGPLPDFENGQITLVNKRTTHGAFGDYVCKKNYTLVGDARRRCGDGAIWSGHQPQCLFDWCPDPPDVTGGVVTTTGKRAGSTATYTCQNGFILFGDNVLTCEIGGNWSGKAPQCRFVDCGAPAQVEFGTVELLNGSTTVGSSAVYTCQPDYWLVGERKHECTREGKWSDETPSCELITCEEPEIPQGSYVVGYDLNVHSSILYHCESGYLMHGEANHTCEKTGEWSGRVPTCEYIDCGKVLPVPNGVVNYVNSTTHLGSEITYSCTRNYRLNGVTRRYCLDNGQWSDATPKCEEIRCPEPVLAEHGILSVTGNDRMYGRTLIRTGTAENSNTGATSYKIGALAKYRCERGYKVIGEPLSTCEDNGKWSGDVPQCIFVDCGKPENTQHGHYTLTSNATYYGAAAIYECDGNYELDGFARRLCLENGTWSSEMPICREIRCKDPEKVTPLETQVSTHSVGGVAHYSCPRGYYMEGNGTRICLQNGSWSGSMPACFAFDCKHPGPIDNGRVIVVNGSTLFSGAAEYHCLPQYERIGPFLRKCLETGMWSGEEPKCEMISNEVAEQQGVGTSVGIGAGVIIIILIILGLVYLRLRKATPVKNTENVQAAERKEDQNAAVMSYASLNDGTTNRMYENVPEDGLYDNPYSVSGSAYGYSNGRRTYSRSGHYEAEPGPRNGITINGVSVR; the protein is encoded by the exons ATGATCGTTGTCTTCGGGATACTAGTGTCCCTTCTCGGGATATTACCGCTCCAGGCCCAAG CAACAAAATGCGGTCACCCAGCGGTGCCAATGAACTCTAAAGTATCACTGTCAGACGATTCTCTGTCACCTGGTACAATAGCGTCTTACACCTGTGATGCTGGTTACGAGCTCTTTGG GCAATCCACCTTGACATGCACCAGCCATGGGAAGTGGCAGGGAGAACTGCCGTTCTGTG GGACGAACGTTGGGTATCGCAAGCCAGCGAATCAATCTACCACCGTCCGAGGTGGTGATGCTGGTCATGGTAATGATGGAGATGTTGGAACTGAGCACGATGGCAAGAGATGCactgagacacagagggagccCAGTCCGTGGTGGAGGGTAGATTTGCTCAAGCCTTATGCGGTGAAAGTCGTTCGGGTGACGACCAGAGGCTGCTGCGGTCATCAACCACTTCAGGACATTGAAATTAGAGTTGGTAACAGCAGTGCGGAATTACAGAGGAATCCACTTTGCGCATGGTTTCCTGGAACAATTG AGGAAGGGATCACGAAGACTTTCGCCTGTGCCAGAGCCCTTGTGGGTCAATACGTTTTTCTTCAGCTTGTCGGGGTTGAGGGGAGCTTGAGCCTCTGCGAAGTCGAGGTTTTTGCTACAGATG AATTCTCGATAGACAGATGTGCACACGCAGGAACACCAGCGGAGGCTGATCTGGCAGCGTTCAACTCAACTTGTTATGAATTTGTTGTTACTAAAGGGGGATCCTTCCAGGACGCCAGAAATTATTGCAAGTCCAGAAGCGGTGATCTCGTTCATGGTTTCAAG GGAATAGCTTCGACCTTCATCCTGACCAACCTCGAGCGACGAAAGGACAAATTAAAAACCCAATTAGTCTGGATTGGTGCCCAGAAGGAGGCATCGATAACAGCAAGAACTTGGCGATGGGTCGATG GAGAGACTGTGCATAAGCCGTCATGGGGAAAGGATCAGCCGAATAATTACAATGGTGAACAGAATTGCGTCGTGCTTGACGGAGGGAGAACCTGGCTTTGGAACGATGTTGGATGTAATTTGGACTATCTCCACTGGATTTGTCAGAGCA AACCCTCTGTGTGCGGAAGCCCGGAAAAGCTCGAGAACACGACGATTTTAGGAACGAAACGTTCCATCGGCTCCACAATCGATTACACCTGTCCAGACGGTTACATGCTCGTCGGTTCTAAATCTAGAACATGTGAGCCGAATGGTTTCTGGAGTGGTGAGCCGCCCTCCTGTAAATTCGTGGACTGTGGACCCCTTCCAGACTTCGAAAATGGCCAGATAACTCTTGTCAACAAGCGCACAACCCACGGGGCATTCGGGGACTACGTCTGCAAGAAGAATTATACACTAGTTGGAGATGCCAGGAGAAGATGTGGAGATGGGGCCATTTGGAGTGGACATCAACCGCAATGTCTCT TCGATTGGTGTCCAGATCCTCCGGATGTCACTGGTGGTGTAGTGACAACCACCGGGAAACGTGCTGGCTCGACGGCCACTTACACCTGCCAGAATGGCTTCATTCTTTTCGGAGACAAC GTACTGACGTGTGAAATTGGAGGCAATTGGTCAGGTAAAGCACCTCAATGTCGGTTTGTCGACTGCGGTGCCCCGGCCCAAGTCGAATTTGGAACTGTGGAATTGCTTAATGGAAGTACAACTGTGGGAAGTTCAGCGGTTTACACGTGTCAGCCGGATTATTGGTTAGTGGGTGAGCGAAAGCACGAGTGCACCAGGGAGGGAAAATGGAGCGATGAAACACCATCTTGCGAGT TGATTACCTGCGAAGAGCCGGAAATACCTCAGGGGAGTTACGTTGTTGGGTACGACTTGAATGTCCACAGTTCGATCCTTTATCACTGCGAATCCGGATATTTAATGCACGGAGAGGCGAACCATACTTGCGAGAAGACTGGTGAATGGTCCGGACGGGTGCCAACCTGTGAAT acaTCGATTGTGGAAAGGTCCTGCCAGTTCCGAACGGAGTTGTCAATTATGTCAACAGTACAACACATTTAGGCAGTGAAATCACCTACAGCTGCACCCGAAACTATCGACTGAATGGCGTAACTAGGAGATACTGTCTTGATAATGGACAGTGGAGTGACGCAACACCAAAATGTGAAG AGATCCGGTGTCCTGAGCCAGTCCTTGCGGAACACGGAATACTGTCGGTGACTGGGAACGATCGAATGTACGGCAGGACATTGATCAGAACGGGGACTGCTGAGAATTCAAATACTGGTGCGACCTCGTACAAAATTGGTGCACTCGCCAAGTACAGGTGTGAGAGGGGCTACAAGGTCATTGGTGAACCATTGTCAACGTGCGAGGATAATGGAAAGTGGAGTGGAGACGTGCCACAGTGCATTT TTGTGGACTGTGGAAAACCCGAAAATACTCAACACGGTCACTACACCCTGACATCAAACGCGACCTACTACGGGGCAGCTGCTATCTACGAGTGCGATGGTAATTACGAGCTCGATGGATTTGCCAGACGTCTCTGCCTCGAGAATGGTACCTGGAGCAGTGAGATGCCAATTTGCCGTGAAATAAGGTGCAAAGATCCGGAAAAAGTAACGCCACTCGAGACACAAGTGTCAACCCACAGTGTGGGCGGTGTTGCACATTACAGCTGTCCACGTGGGTACTACATGGAAGGAAATGGCACACGTATCTGTCTGCAGAATGGATCTTGGAGTGGATCTATGCCAGCGTGtttcg CGTTCGATTGCAAGCATCCGGGCCCGATAGACAATGGACGAGTTATCGTGGTGAATGGATCAACTCTTTTCAGTGGAGCTGCTGAATATCATTGTCTACCGCAGTATGAGAGGATTGGGCCCTTTTTGAGGAAATGCTTGGAGACAGGAATGTGGAGTGGCGAAGAACCTAAATGCGAGA TGATTTCAAACGAAGTTGCGGAGCAACAGGGCGTCGGCACAAGCGTAGGAATTGGCGCGGGCGTTATtataattatcctgataatacTGGGACTCGTTTATCTCCGATTGAGAAAAGCAACTCCCGTTAAAAATACCGAGAATGTCCAGGCGGCGGAGAGAAAAGAGGACCAGAATGCGGCGGTAATGTCTTATGCGAGTTTGAACGATGGAACGACGAATAGAATGTACGAAAATGTTCCTGAAGATGGGCTCTATGATAATCCCTACAGCGTTAGTGGAAGTGCCTACGG GTACTCCAATGGGAGGAGAACGTACTCCAGATCGGGACACTACGAGGCCGAGCCAGGGCCGAGAAATGGCATCACCATAAACGGCGTATctgttcgataa
- the LOC135167310 gene encoding myosin regulatory light chain sqh, whose amino-acid sequence MSARKTAGRRGTTKKRAQRATSNVFAMFDQAQIAEFKEAFNMIDHNHDGFIDKEDLHDMLASLGKNPTDEYLEGMMNEAPGPINFTMFLTLFGERLQGTDPEDVIKNAFGCFDEENNGHINEERLRELLTTMGDRFTDDDVDEMYREAPIKGSMFDYLEFTRILKHGAKDKDEQ is encoded by the exons ATGTCAGCAAGAAAGACAGCTGGTCGTCGTGGTACGACAAAAAAGAGGGCACAACGAGCCACATCAAATGTATTCGCTATGTTCGATCAGGCACAGATTGCCGAGTTCAAGGAGGCATTCAACATGATCGATCACAATCACGACGGATTCATCGATAAGGAGGATCTCCATGATATGCTTGCATCTCTAG GCAAAAATCCTACTGATGAGTATCTTGAGGGCATGATGAATGAGGCCCCAGGACCCATCAACTTCACTATGTTCTTGACTCTCTTCGGTGAACGTCTGCAGGGCACTGACCCTGAAGACGTCATCAAAAATGCATTCGGCTGTTTCGATGAAGAAAACAATGGGCACATCAATGAGGAGCGATTGAGAGAACTGCTCACCACGATGGGAGACag ATTCACGGATGATGATGTCGACGAGATGTACCGCGAAGCCCCCATAAAAGGCTCAATGTTTGATTATCTGGAGTTCACCAGAATCCTGAAGCACGGAGCCAAGGACAAGGATGAACAGTGA